In Candidatus Kaelpia imicola, the genomic window CTTATTGCCGGGAATGCCCTGAAAATCTCTGACACGAGGCAAAGCTATATTTATCAATCTATCCAGAAACTCATACATTTTATCTCTGCGCAAAGTAACCTTACACCCTACAGAATCTCCCTGCCTAATCTTGAAATTAGCAATCGACTTCTTGGCTCTGCGTATCGCGGGCTGCTGACCGGTTATCATAGAGAGCTCTTCCATTGCTCTCTCTAAAACCTCAAGGCTTTGCGAGCCTTCACCTACACCCATATTTACAACTATTTTTTTTAGAGAAGGAACTTGGTGGATATTTCGAAACCCAAATTTATCTTTGAGTTCTGCTACAATCTTATTTTTGTATATTTCGTAAA contains:
- the rplE gene encoding 50S ribosomal protein L5; this encodes MQARLYEIYKNKIVAELKDKFGFRNIHQVPSLKKIVVNMGVGEGSQSLEVLERAMEELSMITGQQPAIRRAKKSIANFKIRQGDSVGCKVTLRRDKMYEFLDRLINIALPRVRDFQGIPGNKGFDAGGNYTLGLKEQTIFPEINLDKVKRVQGMDISFVTTAKNRDEVYALLSAFNFPFRRK